Proteins from a genomic interval of Streptococcus oralis:
- the thiE gene encoding thiamine phosphate synthase codes for MNSKVLKLYLVTNRYQDSLESFLEKVETACRSGVTIIQLREKNLTTNQYYQLAKQVKEITDAYQVPLIIDDRLDICLAVDAAGLHIGDDELPVSIARKVLGPEKILGVTAKTVKRALEAETSGADYLGTGAIFPTTTKENAPITLISTLKTICQTVAIPVVAIGGLTSENIDQLIGTGIAGVAVVRDLMQAEDIEAKTQAFLTKLDDIVS; via the coding sequence ATGAACAGTAAAGTACTTAAACTGTATCTAGTTACCAATCGCTACCAAGATTCCTTGGAAAGCTTTCTTGAAAAAGTTGAGACGGCCTGCCGTTCAGGTGTTACCATCATCCAATTACGAGAAAAAAATCTCACTACCAATCAATATTATCAACTGGCAAAACAAGTCAAGGAAATAACAGATGCCTATCAGGTACCCTTGATTATCGATGATCGATTGGATATCTGTCTAGCAGTCGATGCTGCAGGTTTGCATATTGGCGACGATGAACTACCAGTTTCGATTGCCCGCAAAGTCTTGGGTCCTGAAAAAATCCTCGGTGTCACTGCTAAAACGGTTAAAAGAGCTCTCGAAGCAGAAACATCGGGTGCGGATTACTTGGGAACAGGAGCCATTTTCCCGACTACGACCAAAGAAAATGCACCTATCACCCTGATTTCAACCTTGAAAACCATTTGCCAAACGGTCGCCATTCCAGTAGTTGCTATCGGAGGCCTGACGTCAGAGAATATTGACCAACTTATCGGCACGGGTATAGCTGGAGTAGCTGTCGTACGTGATTTGATGCAGGCAGAAGATATTGAGGCAAAAACACAAGCCTTTTTAACAAAGCTAGATGACATTGTTTCCTAA
- a CDS encoding TenA family protein has translation METQDYAFQPGLIVGELLKSSQKDWQAAINHRFVKELFAGTIENNVLKEYLIQDYHFFDAFLSMLGACVAHADQLESKLRFAKQLGFLEADEDGYFQKAFKELKVAENEYIEVTLHPITKAFQELMYSAVASSDYAHLLVMLVIAEGLYLDWGSKDLALPEAYIHLEWINLHRGLFFTEWVQFLVDELNRVGKNREDLTELQQRWNQAVALELAFFDIGYEL, from the coding sequence ATGGAAACACAAGACTATGCATTTCAGCCAGGTTTGATTGTTGGAGAATTATTAAAAAGCAGTCAGAAGGATTGGCAGGCTGCAATCAATCATCGTTTTGTCAAGGAACTTTTTGCAGGAACAATTGAGAATAATGTCTTAAAAGAATACCTAATTCAAGATTATCACTTCTTTGATGCCTTCTTATCCATGCTGGGTGCCTGCGTAGCCCACGCAGACCAGCTTGAATCCAAGCTTCGTTTTGCCAAGCAACTAGGTTTTCTTGAAGCAGATGAAGACGGCTATTTCCAAAAGGCTTTCAAAGAGTTAAAAGTAGCAGAGAATGAATATATAGAAGTGACTTTGCACCCTATAACAAAAGCCTTTCAGGAGCTAATGTATTCTGCTGTGGCTTCATCAGACTATGCTCATCTTTTGGTCATGCTGGTCATTGCAGAAGGTCTCTATTTAGACTGGGGTTCTAAAGATTTGGCTCTACCTGAAGCCTATATTCATTTGGAATGGATCAATCTCCACAGAGGTCTTTTCTTTACAGAGTGGGTTCAATTTCTGGTTGACGAACTCAATCGTGTCGGGAAAAATCGAGAAGATTTGACAGAACTTCAGCAACGCTGGAATCAAGCAGTTGCTTTAGAATTAGCCTTTTTTGATATCGGTTATGAATTATAG
- the tenA gene encoding thiaminase II → MKFTDIAMELSREAWQASFQHPFVLQLQEGTLEPSIFRYYLIQDAYYLKSFSEAYHLLADKTSNEKMKRLLKQNAQSLVDGELFIRQQFFKELGISDQEMEQHPIAPTCYHYISHIYRQFAEPNLGIAFASLLPCPWLYHDLGKALNRKPSPNPLYQQWIETYITDELEQQIKEEEALVNQLYRESNETDKQKMLEAFHRSVHMEAKFWEMAYQHQTWTSDLQSLEKEKK, encoded by the coding sequence ATGAAATTTACAGATATTGCGATGGAATTATCCAGGGAAGCTTGGCAGGCTTCCTTTCAGCATCCCTTTGTTTTACAGTTACAAGAGGGAACGTTAGAACCTTCTATTTTCCGCTATTACCTGATTCAGGATGCCTACTATCTGAAGTCTTTTTCAGAAGCCTATCACCTCTTGGCTGATAAGACTTCAAACGAAAAGATGAAAAGACTCTTGAAACAAAATGCCCAGAGTCTAGTGGATGGTGAGTTGTTTATCCGCCAACAATTTTTCAAGGAATTAGGAATCAGTGACCAGGAAATGGAGCAACATCCAATCGCTCCAACCTGTTATCATTACATTTCTCATATTTATCGACAGTTTGCAGAACCAAACTTGGGCATTGCTTTTGCGAGCTTGCTGCCTTGTCCTTGGTTATACCATGATTTGGGCAAGGCACTTAATCGCAAACCATCCCCGAATCCTCTTTATCAGCAGTGGATTGAAACCTATATCACCGATGAATTAGAACAGCAGATTAAAGAGGAAGAAGCGCTAGTCAATCAACTCTATCGAGAAAGCAACGAGACAGACAAACAAAAAATGCTAGAGGCCTTCCACCGAAGTGTCCACATGGAAGCCAAGTTTTGGGAGATGGCTTACCAACACCAAACCTGGACGAGTGATTTGCAGTCCTTAGAAAAAGAGAAGAAATAG
- a CDS encoding hydroxyethylthiazole kinase encodes MQKLTNPFPLSSSSLIHCITNEISCEMLANGILALGCKPVMADDSREVLDFTKQSQALFINLGHLSAEKEKAIRLAATYAAQACLPMVVDAVGVAASPIRKGLVRDLLEYKPTVLKGNMSEIRSLVGLKHHGVGVDASHKDQETEDLLQVLKDWCQPHPGMSFLVTGPKDLIVSENQVAILGNGCDELDWITGTGDLVGALTAVFLSQGKTAFEASCLAVSYLNISAERILVQGMGLEDFRYQVLNQLSLLKRDENWLEAIKGDFYEQ; translated from the coding sequence ATGCAGAAATTGACAAATCCTTTCCCTCTGAGCTCTAGCTCCTTAATTCACTGCATCACCAATGAGATTTCCTGCGAGATGCTGGCCAATGGCATTTTGGCTCTGGGATGCAAACCTGTTATGGCAGATGATTCCCGTGAGGTCCTTGATTTTACTAAGCAAAGTCAGGCTCTCTTCATCAATTTGGGGCATTTGTCAGCTGAGAAGGAAAAAGCAATCCGTCTGGCAGCTACTTATGCAGCTCAAGCTTGTCTCCCAATGGTAGTAGATGCGGTTGGCGTAGCAGCATCACCCATTCGTAAGGGACTAGTCAGAGATCTTTTAGAATACAAGCCCACGGTCCTTAAAGGAAATATGTCAGAAATCCGAAGTCTTGTTGGCTTAAAGCACCATGGAGTTGGAGTTGATGCTAGCCATAAAGACCAAGAAACGGAGGATTTGCTTCAAGTCTTGAAAGACTGGTGTCAGCCCCATCCTGGTATGTCATTCTTAGTCACTGGCCCCAAGGACCTCATCGTTTCGGAGAATCAGGTTGCAATATTGGGAAATGGCTGTGACGAATTGGACTGGATTACAGGGACAGGAGACCTGGTTGGAGCCTTGACAGCCGTTTTTCTCAGCCAAGGAAAGACTGCCTTTGAAGCTTCTTGCCTAGCGGTCTCTTATCTCAATATCTCTGCTGAGAGAATTCTTGTTCAAGGAATGGGATTGGAAGATTTTCGTTACCAAGTTCTCAATCAACTCTCTCTCCTAAAAAGAGACGAAAACTGGCTAGAAGCTATCAAAGGAGACTTTTATGAACAGTAA
- a CDS encoding ECF transporter S component, producing MLKKWQLKDVILLAFLSIFFGGVFVGSGYLFDILTLILAPLGLQAFANEILFGLWCMAAPIAAIFVPRVGSATIGEVLAALAEVLYGSQFGLGALLSGLVQGLGSEFGFLVTKNRYESWLSLTANSIGITLFSFVYEYIKLGYYAFSLPFVLSLLVVRFISVFFFCTILVRAIVKLYHQFAAGGKA from the coding sequence ATGTTGAAAAAATGGCAGTTAAAAGATGTTATCTTACTTGCTTTCTTGTCTATCTTTTTTGGTGGCGTTTTTGTGGGTTCAGGCTATCTGTTTGATATCCTCACCCTGATCTTGGCCCCTCTTGGTTTGCAGGCCTTTGCCAATGAGATCCTTTTTGGTCTCTGGTGTATGGCTGCGCCCATTGCGGCCATCTTTGTTCCAAGAGTCGGAAGTGCAACGATTGGAGAAGTGCTCGCTGCACTTGCGGAAGTCCTATATGGTAGCCAATTCGGTCTAGGCGCTCTTTTGTCTGGCTTGGTTCAAGGTCTGGGAAGTGAATTTGGCTTTCTTGTGACCAAGAATCGCTATGAAAGTTGGCTCTCTCTAACTGCTAATAGTATTGGGATTACGCTTTTTAGCTTTGTCTATGAATACATTAAATTAGGTTACTATGCCTTCTCCCTTCCTTTTGTCCTTTCCTTGCTGGTGGTACGTTTTATTTCCGTCTTTTTCTTCTGTACCATCTTGGTTCGTGCCATTGTCAAACTCTATCATCAGTTTGCAGCTGGAGGAAAGGCATAG
- a CDS encoding ATP-binding cassette domain-containing protein: MGLELRAIQSPIFSEPLDFTFHEQAFTLLVGSSGSGKSSLFQVIAQVSSLPYSGQVLINGSEVSQLSIIKRVQTVGILFQNPNHQFTMENLFEELIFTLENIGHPVQEIDSKIAEVVGQCRCKAILHRPIHHLSGGEKQKASLAVLFAMNPRVYLLDEPFASIDRKSRIEILEILKELASNGKAVILCDHDLSDYEAYIDHMVELRDGQLREVFQIPTSEMTQVSSKNVASSPELFHMDRTTCELDKRPLFSIADFTFYQGISCILGDNGVGKSTLFRSILQFQKYKGRITWKGTVLKKKKSLYRDLTGVVQEAEKQIIRVSLREELQLDSPDSERNQRILQALRYFNLEQALDKSPYQLSGGQQKILQLLTILTSKASVILLDEPFAGLDDRACHYFCQWIVEERNQGRSFLIISHRLDPLISVVDYWIEMTSEGLSHLQDVTISKPLSSLNIDTLGEVR, from the coding sequence ATGGGCCTGGAACTACGAGCGATTCAGTCCCCAATCTTCTCTGAGCCGCTTGATTTTACTTTTCATGAGCAAGCCTTTACCTTGTTAGTTGGGAGCAGTGGTTCAGGAAAATCCAGTCTCTTTCAAGTCATTGCCCAAGTCAGTTCTCTTCCCTATAGCGGTCAAGTCCTGATAAATGGGAGTGAGGTCAGTCAGCTTTCTATCATCAAACGTGTCCAGACGGTTGGTATTCTCTTTCAAAATCCTAATCATCAATTTACCATGGAGAACTTGTTTGAGGAGCTGATTTTCACCCTGGAGAATATCGGCCATCCCGTTCAGGAAATTGATTCTAAAATAGCAGAGGTGGTTGGGCAATGTCGTTGTAAGGCGATTTTGCACCGTCCAATTCATCACTTATCAGGTGGGGAAAAGCAAAAGGCTTCTTTGGCTGTTCTCTTTGCTATGAATCCTAGGGTCTATCTCTTGGATGAGCCCTTCGCTTCCATTGACCGCAAGAGCAGAATCGAGATATTGGAGATTCTAAAAGAGTTAGCCTCTAATGGGAAGGCAGTCATCCTGTGCGACCATGATTTATCTGATTATGAAGCCTATATCGACCATATGGTGGAGCTAAGAGATGGACAACTAAGGGAAGTGTTTCAAATCCCTACCTCTGAGATGACACAGGTTTCTTCAAAGAATGTTGCTTCTAGCCCGGAATTGTTCCATATGGATAGAACGACTTGTGAGCTGGATAAGCGTCCCCTCTTTTCGATTGCGGATTTTACTTTCTACCAAGGAATTTCCTGTATCTTGGGTGACAATGGTGTCGGGAAATCAACCCTCTTTCGGTCTATTCTTCAATTTCAGAAGTATAAAGGGCGCATTACCTGGAAGGGGACAGTCCTGAAAAAGAAAAAGAGTTTGTACCGTGACCTGACGGGAGTTGTTCAGGAAGCTGAGAAGCAAATTATCCGAGTCAGTCTGAGAGAGGAACTGCAATTAGATAGTCCAGACTCTGAAAGAAATCAGCGGATTCTCCAAGCTTTACGATATTTTAATTTGGAGCAGGCGCTTGATAAGAGTCCCTATCAATTAAGTGGTGGCCAACAAAAGATTCTTCAGCTATTGACCATCTTAACTAGTAAGGCCTCTGTGATCTTGCTAGATGAACCTTTTGCAGGTTTGGATGATAGAGCTTGCCATTATTTTTGTCAGTGGATTGTGGAGGAGAGAAATCAAGGAAGAAGTTTTCTGATCATTAGCCATCGTTTAGATCCCTTGATCTCTGTGGTTGATTATTGGATTGAGATGACTAGTGAGGGGCTCAGTCATCTCCAAGACGTGACCATCAGCAAACCTCTCTCATCTCTGAACATTGATACTCTAGGGGAGGTGAGGTAG
- the lctO gene encoding L-lactate oxidase, producing the protein MSYKTSNAEGPVDFINTYDLEPMAQQVIPKAAFGYIASGAEDTFTLRENIRAFNHKLIVPHTLCDVENPSTEIEFAGEKLSSPIIMAPVAAHKLANEQGEVATARGVHEFGSLYTTSSYSTVDLPEISEALQGTPHWFQFYFSKDDGINRHIMDRVKAEGYKAIVLTADATVGGNREVDKRNGFVFPVGMPIVEEYLPEGAGKSMDFVYKSAKQRLSPRDVEFIAEYSGLPVYVKGPQCREDVERSLAAGASGIWVTNHGGRQIDGGPAAFDSLQEVAEAVDKRVPIVFDSGVRRGQHVFKALASGADLVAIGRPVIYGLALGGSVGVRQVFEHLNAELKTVMQLSGTQTIEDVKHFKLRHNPYNPTFPVDPRDLKLY; encoded by the coding sequence ATGTCATATAAAACAAGCAATGCAGAAGGACCTGTAGATTTTATTAACACTTATGATTTGGAGCCAATGGCGCAACAAGTCATTCCTAAAGCAGCCTTCGGTTATATCGCTAGTGGAGCAGAGGATACTTTCACTTTACGCGAGAATATCCGTGCCTTTAACCACAAACTCATCGTTCCACATACGCTTTGTGATGTTGAAAATCCAAGTACAGAGATTGAATTTGCAGGTGAAAAACTATCTTCACCCATCATTATGGCGCCTGTTGCGGCTCATAAATTAGCAAATGAGCAGGGGGAAGTAGCCACTGCGCGTGGTGTGCATGAGTTTGGTTCCCTCTATACAACCAGCTCTTACTCTACTGTAGACCTTCCAGAAATTTCGGAAGCCCTTCAAGGGACACCTCATTGGTTCCAATTTTACTTTAGTAAGGATGACGGAATCAACCGCCATATCATGGACCGTGTGAAGGCTGAAGGCTACAAAGCGATTGTCTTGACGGCAGATGCTACCGTAGGGGGCAATCGTGAGGTCGATAAGCGCAATGGTTTTGTCTTCCCAGTTGGCATGCCGATTGTTGAGGAATACCTGCCAGAAGGTGCTGGAAAATCAATGGACTTTGTTTATAAGTCAGCCAAACAACGCTTGTCTCCACGCGATGTCGAATTTATCGCTGAATACTCAGGACTTCCTGTCTATGTCAAGGGGCCACAGTGCCGTGAGGACGTTGAACGTTCGCTTGCCGCAGGTGCTTCTGGTATCTGGGTAACCAACCACGGTGGTCGCCAAATCGACGGTGGGCCAGCTGCCTTTGATTCACTTCAAGAAGTAGCAGAAGCAGTTGATAAACGTGTGCCAATTGTCTTTGACTCTGGTGTTCGTCGTGGTCAACACGTCTTTAAAGCCTTGGCTTCAGGGGCAGACTTGGTAGCTATTGGCCGCCCTGTTATCTATGGTTTGGCCCTTGGTGGTAGTGTTGGTGTGCGTCAAGTCTTTGAGCACTTGAATGCAGAATTGAAGACAGTCATGCAGTTATCTGGAACTCAGACTATTGAGGATGTCAAACACTTCAAACTCCGTCATAACCCATACAACCCAACCTTCCCAGTCGATCCTCGTGATTTGAAATTGTATTGA
- a CDS encoding CopY/TcrY family copper transport repressor, with product MQISDAEWQVMKIVWMQGEQTSSDLIRVLAERFNWSKSTVQTLLARLVEKECLTRKKEGKSFVYSALLTLDQSRDLLVQDIKDKVCSRRIKNLLADLIMECDFTQADLEDLEAVISEKKSRAVTEVKCNCM from the coding sequence ATGCAGATTTCAGATGCAGAATGGCAGGTTATGAAGATTGTTTGGATGCAGGGCGAGCAGACCAGTAGCGATTTGATCAGGGTTCTGGCAGAGCGGTTTAACTGGTCCAAGTCCACTGTTCAAACTCTTTTGGCTCGCTTAGTGGAGAAAGAGTGCCTGACTAGGAAAAAAGAGGGCAAGTCCTTTGTATATTCAGCTCTTTTAACTTTGGATCAAAGTCGAGACTTGCTTGTTCAAGATATCAAAGACAAGGTTTGTTCCCGTAGAATTAAGAACTTGCTGGCTGATTTGATTATGGAATGTGATTTTACTCAGGCTGACTTGGAAGACTTGGAAGCTGTGATTTCTGAGAAGAAATCAAGAGCTGTAACAGAAGTAAAATGTAATTGTATGTAA
- a CDS encoding energy-coupling factor transporter transmembrane component T — MIKVATKTPVISLFFLILSLETSFIPSIALNLSVVAFCILFMLYYRRFKMLAWMIVLAILPSFANYWAIQLHGDASQAVILGTRAFVTVCIGLVFVSSISLKELFLYLAQKGLSRSWAYALIVVFNSFPLIHQEVKSLKEACLLRGQKLHVWSPLIYSKVLMTVFRWRHLYLRALSAHGYDEHVHLENGYRTFYIPKKTKLIYLLFFLLLQTSLFL; from the coding sequence ATGATCAAAGTAGCAACCAAGACACCAGTTATCAGCCTCTTCTTTCTAATTTTATCCTTGGAAACATCTTTCATTCCTTCGATTGCTCTGAATCTTTCGGTAGTCGCATTTTGCATCCTCTTTATGCTCTATTATCGTCGATTTAAAATGTTGGCTTGGATGATTGTGCTCGCCATTTTGCCCTCCTTTGCTAATTACTGGGCAATTCAGTTACATGGGGATGCTTCGCAGGCAGTGATACTTGGAACGAGAGCTTTTGTGACAGTTTGTATCGGCCTTGTCTTTGTTTCCAGTATTTCCTTAAAAGAGCTTTTCTTGTACTTGGCTCAAAAGGGGCTATCACGGTCATGGGCTTATGCCTTGATTGTGGTATTTAATTCCTTCCCCCTTATTCATCAAGAAGTCAAGTCCCTCAAGGAAGCTTGCTTACTGCGTGGCCAAAAACTGCATGTTTGGTCGCCCTTGATTTACAGTAAGGTTCTGATGACAGTTTTTAGATGGCGCCATCTCTATTTGAGAGCCCTGTCTGCACATGGATATGACGAACATGTTCATTTGGAGAATGGCTATCGGACCTTTTATATTCCTAAAAAAACAAAATTAATCTACCTGCTTTTCTTTTTATTGCTTCAAACCAGTCTATTTCTATAA
- the thiD gene encoding bifunctional hydroxymethylpyrimidine kinase/phosphomethylpyrimidine kinase: MTYLPVALTIAGTDPSGGAGIMADLKSFQARDVYGMAVVTSLVAQNTRGVQLIEHVSNQMLEAQLESVFSDIKPQAVKTGMLATTEIMEIIQPYLKKLDCPYVLDPVMVATSGDTLIDSSARDYLKTNLLPLATIITPNLPEAEEIVGFSIHDPEDMQRAGRLIIKEFGPQSVVIKGGHLEGGAKDFLFTKDEQFVWESQRIQTCHTHGTGCTFAAVITAELAKGRSLYQAVDKAKAFITKAIQDAPQLGHGSGPVNHTTFKD; this comes from the coding sequence ATGACTTATTTACCCGTTGCTCTAACCATTGCAGGGACTGACCCTAGTGGCGGTGCTGGCATTATGGCTGATTTAAAGTCATTCCAAGCTAGAGATGTCTATGGAATGGCCGTTGTGACCAGTCTTGTCGCTCAAAATACCAGAGGCGTTCAATTAATCGAGCACGTCTCCAACCAAATGCTGGAAGCTCAATTGGAAAGTGTCTTTTCGGATATCAAGCCTCAGGCTGTAAAAACAGGGATGTTGGCAACTACTGAGATCATGGAGATCATCCAACCCTATCTTAAAAAGCTGGACTGTCCCTATGTGCTGGACCCTGTTATGGTCGCTACGAGTGGGGATACCCTGATTGATTCTAGTGCCAGAGACTACCTAAAAACAAATCTGCTTCCCCTTGCAACCATTATCACTCCGAATCTTCCTGAGGCAGAAGAGATTGTTGGTTTTTCGATTCATGATCCAGAAGACATGCAGCGTGCTGGTCGCCTGATTATAAAAGAATTTGGTCCTCAGTCCGTTGTTATCAAAGGTGGCCATCTTGAAGGTGGTGCCAAGGATTTCCTTTTTACCAAAGATGAACAATTTGTCTGGGAAAGTCAAAGAATTCAAACTTGTCACACCCATGGTACTGGATGTACCTTTGCTGCAGTGATTACAGCTGAACTAGCCAAGGGCAGAAGTCTTTACCAGGCAGTTGATAAGGCCAAGGCCTTTATCACAAAAGCCATCCAAGATGCTCCTCAACTCGGACATGGTTCTGGACCAGTCAATCATACAACTTTTAAAGATTAA
- the thiW gene encoding energy coupling factor transporter S component ThiW, with the protein MRNHQLQVHKLTILSMMIALDVVLTPIFRIEGMAPMSSVVNILAGILMGPVYSLVMATVTAFIRMSTQGIPPLALTGATFGALLAGLFYKYGRKFHYSALGEILGTGIIGSIVSYPVMVLFTGSAAKLSWFIYTPRFFGATLIGTAIAFLAFRFLIKQEFFKKVQGYFFGERID; encoded by the coding sequence ATGAGAAACCACCAACTTCAAGTTCACAAATTAACCATTTTATCCATGATGATTGCTCTTGACGTAGTTCTTACACCCATCTTTCGAATTGAAGGGATGGCACCGATGTCCAGTGTAGTCAACATTCTTGCAGGAATTTTGATGGGACCTGTTTATTCCTTGGTCATGGCTACTGTTACAGCCTTTATCCGTATGTCTACTCAAGGCATCCCCCCTTTGGCCCTAACAGGAGCTACTTTTGGAGCCCTCCTTGCAGGTCTCTTTTATAAGTACGGTCGAAAATTTCACTATTCTGCCCTTGGAGAGATTCTGGGAACAGGGATTATCGGATCCATTGTTTCCTATCCTGTCATGGTTCTCTTTACGGGATCTGCGGCAAAGCTCAGCTGGTTTATCTATACTCCGCGATTTTTTGGAGCGACCTTGATCGGTACAGCCATAGCTTTCCTCGCCTTTCGATTTTTAATCAAGCAGGAATTCTTTAAAAAAGTACAAGGATATTTCTTTGGAGAGAGGATAGACTGA